A window of the Buchnera aphidicola (Tetraneura ulmi) genome harbors these coding sequences:
- a CDS encoding HPr family phosphocarrier protein: MLEKKIKIKSKHGMHLRPAAKFVKEAKKFNSYINVIFKGTSVNAKSLYKLQTLGIVKNSEIVLTAEGQDEKSAIKKLEQLILELE, from the coding sequence ATGTTAGAAAAAAAAATAAAAATAAAATCTAAACATGGAATGCATTTACGTCCTGCTGCAAAATTTGTAAAAGAAGCTAAAAAATTTAATTCTTATATAAACGTAATTTTTAAAGGGACTTCTGTAAATGCAAAAAGTTTATATAAACTACAAACCTTAGGAATAGTAAAAAATAGCGAAATAGTTTTAACTGCAGAAGGACAAGATGAAAAATCGGCTATAAAAAAATTAGAACAATTAATTTTAGAATTAGAATAA
- the ligA gene encoding NAD-dependent DNA ligase LigA — MKNVKKKIKKLERKICYHLYLYHTLNKPKISDLEFDFLIEKLDILKKKIGIKKKFSYLNKIGSSLSKKLKTVKHLTNMLSLESINSIEKLEYFIKKIITFSKKNNLKKPEFCCELKFDGVALSLIYKHGKLIGASTRGNGIIGENVIHNVYVIKSIPKKLVGNNIPKLLEIRGEVIIHKDDFIRLNQSFRNKKGDFFSNSRNLAAGSLRQLDPIITKKRNLSFYCHSIGFYTPFLKFPNSHFNFLKLLDSWGLPVYSLRQLCFNVKEIVSFYKEVKKKRSSLKFEIDGIVIKTNSIDMQNKLGFSSKFPKWSIAYKFPSKKKITSILNINFNVSRTGLIIPVAKLKPVFIDGVEIKKVSLYNQKNMEKFGFCIGDLVTICRSGDVIPKIVDINVENRKKNNLKPIKFPIYCPSCNSKIKNKFGDNFLRCFSGFECVSQRERMLIHFFSKDALYIRGLGKNIIRKLVDKDIIFSPIDVFNLKIRDLVNLNRIGDVSIKKLLYEISVSKETTLSRFLYAFGIKDIGKTVSVNLSSHYKNIENLMNSKFEDLLLVKKIGKKVASNFLSFINKEENRKIIYSLIKIFKFKNN; from the coding sequence ATGAAAAATGTAAAAAAAAAAATAAAAAAATTGGAAAGAAAAATATGTTATCATTTGTATTTGTACCATACTTTAAATAAACCTAAAATTTCTGATTTAGAATTTGATTTTTTAATTGAAAAATTAGACATACTAAAGAAAAAAATAGGAATAAAAAAAAAATTTTCATACTTGAATAAAATTGGATCTTCTTTATCTAAAAAATTGAAAACTGTTAAACATTTAACAAATATGTTGTCGTTGGAATCTATAAATTCAATCGAGAAATTAGAATATTTTATTAAAAAAATAATTACTTTTTCAAAAAAAAATAATTTAAAGAAACCAGAATTTTGTTGTGAATTAAAATTTGATGGAGTTGCTTTAAGTTTAATTTATAAACATGGAAAGTTAATCGGTGCTTCAACTAGGGGAAATGGAATCATTGGTGAAAATGTTATTCATAATGTTTATGTGATAAAATCGATTCCTAAAAAATTAGTAGGAAATAATATACCAAAATTATTAGAAATTCGTGGAGAAGTAATTATTCACAAAGATGATTTTATTCGGTTAAACCAAAGCTTTCGTAATAAAAAAGGTGATTTTTTTTCTAATTCTAGGAATTTAGCTGCTGGATCTTTAAGACAATTAGATCCAATAATAACGAAAAAAAGAAATTTGTCTTTTTATTGTCATAGTATTGGTTTTTATACTCCATTTTTAAAGTTTCCCAATAGTCATTTTAATTTTTTAAAACTTTTAGATTCTTGGGGATTACCTGTTTATAGTTTAAGACAGTTATGTTTTAATGTTAAAGAAATAGTTTCTTTTTACAAAGAAGTAAAGAAAAAAAGATCTTCTTTAAAATTTGAAATCGATGGAATTGTTATTAAGACTAATTCTATTGATATGCAAAATAAATTAGGTTTTTCTTCTAAATTTCCTAAGTGGTCCATAGCTTATAAATTTCCGTCTAAAAAAAAAATAACAAGTATATTAAATATTAATTTTAATGTTTCTAGAACAGGATTAATTATTCCAGTAGCTAAATTGAAACCAGTTTTTATCGATGGTGTAGAAATAAAGAAAGTATCTCTATACAATCAAAAAAATATGGAAAAATTTGGTTTTTGTATTGGAGATTTAGTCACGATATGTCGTTCTGGAGATGTTATTCCTAAAATTGTTGATATTAATGTTGAAAATAGAAAAAAAAATAATCTAAAACCAATTAAATTTCCTATTTATTGTCCGTCTTGTAATTCTAAGATAAAAAATAAATTTGGAGATAATTTTTTAAGATGTTTTTCTGGATTTGAATGTGTTTCTCAAAGAGAAAGGATGTTAATTCATTTTTTTTCTAAAGATGCATTATATATACGTGGTTTAGGGAAAAATATAATTAGAAAATTAGTAGATAAAGATATTATTTTTAGCCCAATTGATGTTTTTAATTTAAAGATTCGAGATCTTGTGAATTTAAATCGTATTGGAGATGTTTCGATTAAAAAATTATTGTATGAAATATCTGTTTCTAAGGAAACTACATTATCTCGTTTTTTATATGCATTTGGTATTAAAGATATAGGTAAAACCGTTTCAGTCAATTTGTCTTCTCATTATAAAAATATAGAGAATTTAATGAATTCAAAATTTGAAGATTTATTATTAGTTAAAAAAATAGGAAAAAAAGTAGCTAGTAATTTTCTAAGTTTTATAAATAAAGAAGAAAATAGAAAGATTATTTATTCATTGATTAAAATATTTAAATTCAAAAATAATTAG